The Fulvivirga ligni genome window below encodes:
- a CDS encoding DUF6909 family protein, whose translation MTGSKERTRESRAAIERLYITMRHFLIRGSYKPLGVSGKSLIEALYTLKPEIYGTVADPSKVELDGLLYVIERLPKGIEECRFIKLVAREGYEEAGHVAMIPVKRRRNCFRIDEERMYIEMTRGKSDIYDILTHLTFLFIEGEKIKNHSLDQKGRIIDDWYRLEEIVKLEEAGEEFDEKKAAVYLSNFLGRTIKETQVAIEKFNSCKNCNSLYHLVYWLGQTAINEALEGLDKEITFSSKLREIIGHHIYGEKWARKIKSYIHGKGLHKRPIHIISANLHSFLNAIYGESALEDENFSSLEELATLTSKEENGDMRRSIHEHALEHGMHEIQDQSGTNLSVQIFDLEKFDLEKLPKAIRPASMIEPPVLIVMDYAFGEQAFECMDELLKPYEEGTKVHDLNIKSVSIMGKAGILTGNKSDIMLPTAHVFEGTADNYPIENDLDPDEFKGKISTYVGTMITVLGTSLQNRDVLNHFLTSTWNAVGLEMEGAHYQKAIQSAARIRKSIDENVKVRYAYYASDNPLVTGSTLASGSLGLEGVKPTYMITEAILKKVLI comes from the coding sequence ATGACAGGATCAAAAGAAAGAACAAGAGAATCGCGCGCAGCCATAGAAAGATTATATATCACCATGAGGCATTTTCTCATTAGAGGAAGTTATAAGCCATTAGGGGTTTCAGGTAAGTCACTGATTGAGGCACTTTATACACTGAAGCCGGAAATATACGGTACGGTGGCAGACCCAAGCAAGGTGGAATTAGATGGATTATTATATGTAATTGAAAGATTGCCGAAAGGCATAGAAGAATGTCGGTTCATTAAGCTTGTGGCCAGAGAAGGTTACGAGGAGGCTGGGCATGTGGCTATGATTCCTGTGAAAAGACGAAGAAACTGCTTCCGAATAGATGAGGAAAGAATGTACATAGAAATGACCAGAGGGAAGAGTGATATTTATGATATTCTTACCCACCTTACATTCTTATTCATTGAAGGCGAGAAAATTAAAAACCACTCTTTAGATCAAAAAGGAAGGATTATAGATGACTGGTATCGTCTGGAAGAAATAGTAAAACTTGAAGAGGCAGGAGAGGAGTTTGACGAGAAAAAGGCTGCTGTTTACCTGAGTAACTTCCTGGGTAGAACCATCAAAGAAACACAAGTGGCTATTGAGAAATTTAATAGCTGTAAAAACTGTAATAGCCTTTACCATTTGGTTTATTGGTTAGGCCAAACAGCTATAAATGAAGCTCTTGAGGGGCTTGATAAAGAAATTACATTTAGCTCTAAGCTCAGAGAGATCATTGGTCATCATATTTATGGTGAGAAATGGGCAAGGAAAATTAAATCTTATATCCATGGAAAAGGCTTGCATAAAAGGCCAATCCATATTATTAGTGCCAACCTGCACAGTTTCCTCAACGCTATTTATGGAGAGAGTGCTTTAGAAGATGAAAACTTCTCTTCCTTAGAAGAACTGGCCACACTTACTAGTAAAGAAGAGAATGGTGATATGAGAAGGAGCATTCATGAACATGCTCTTGAACATGGTATGCATGAAATTCAGGATCAGTCAGGAACTAATCTTTCTGTACAGATTTTTGACCTGGAGAAATTTGATTTGGAGAAATTGCCAAAAGCCATCAGGCCGGCATCTATGATTGAGCCTCCGGTTCTTATCGTAATGGATTATGCTTTTGGCGAGCAGGCATTTGAGTGTATGGACGAATTGCTAAAGCCTTATGAAGAAGGTACAAAGGTTCATGATTTAAATATTAAGTCTGTTTCTATTATGGGTAAAGCAGGTATCCTTACAGGAAACAAGAGTGATATTATGTTGCCAACAGCACATGTTTTTGAAGGTACTGCAGATAACTATCCAATCGAGAATGATCTGGATCCGGATGAGTTTAAGGGTAAGATTTCTACTTATGTAGGAACAATGATCACCGTGCTAGGTACCTCTTTACAAAACAGAGATGTACTTAACCACTTCCTTACCTCTACTTGGAATGCGGTGGGTCTTGAAATGGAAGGTGCCCATTATCAAAAGGCAATACAATCTGCTGCCAGAATAAGAAAAAGTATAGATGAGAATGTAAAAGTGAGGTACGCCTACTATGCATCTGATAATCCGTTGGTTACGGGAAGCACTTTGGCTTCAGGTAGTCTTGGATTAGAAGGGGTGAAGCCTACTTATATGATCACAGAAGCAATCTTGAAAAAGGTCCTTATATAA
- a CDS encoding DUF4112 domain-containing protein, translating to MEPTIIYPSKSRSDIQHIESIANLLDSKFTIPGTKIRFGLDPILSLFPVAGDLITFLISGMLVWHMSNHGASQKVVVKMVRNIALDTLIGAIPIVGTVFDVFYRSNNKNVKLLKEYYEEGKHQGSGKGIITTWLIIGSIVLLIVLFAVVKLMVEFFEWLF from the coding sequence ATGGAACCAACAATTATTTACCCCAGCAAGTCTAGAAGTGACATTCAACATATAGAAAGCATCGCTAATTTATTAGATAGCAAATTCACCATTCCCGGCACCAAAATTAGATTTGGACTAGATCCTATACTCAGCCTATTTCCAGTGGCCGGTGATCTTATTACCTTTCTCATCAGTGGTATGCTCGTGTGGCACATGTCTAACCATGGAGCCAGCCAAAAGGTGGTAGTGAAAATGGTAAGAAACATTGCTCTCGACACCCTGATAGGTGCCATACCTATTGTAGGAACCGTATTTGATGTATTCTACCGATCTAATAATAAGAACGTTAAGCTCTTAAAGGAATACTATGAAGAAGGGAAGCACCAGGGATCCGGTAAAGGAATAATTACCACATGGTTAATTATCGGGAGCATAGTTTTACTGATCGTATTATTCGCCGTAGTGAAATTAATGGTAGAATTCTTCGAATGGTTATTCTAA
- a CDS encoding App1 family protein translates to MSKKAKANQFENKLDEAKLSAKEKLGLFDKVIIYPFLGYSNGEKSLIRGRVMEKKPIIHDDHEESDSLWTNLKKIVSRYESDEIPHVQISATMAGNQAHTYADEDGYFELCMHHEQGDLENGWNEVILEIESMPFDLDFMKSARGEILVCNQEADFGVISDVDDTIIQSHATNSLKKIYTLLKYNSESRTPFKGVEELYNLIVKENKNPLFFISGSSYNLYDLLVKFCKHHNIPKAPFLLRNLGLDNDKWFKHSTDKYKIGYIEDILAMYPELPFILIGDSGQKDPEIYASIYEKYPKQVKAIYIRHVDGDERLKEVEAIGAKLPIDFLVMEHSKEAIAHLKEKSWV, encoded by the coding sequence ATGAGTAAGAAAGCAAAGGCCAACCAATTCGAAAATAAGTTAGATGAAGCAAAGCTAAGTGCTAAAGAGAAGCTTGGCTTGTTTGATAAAGTCATAATATATCCTTTTTTGGGTTATAGCAATGGCGAGAAAAGTCTGATACGAGGCCGGGTGATGGAGAAGAAGCCTATTATTCATGATGATCATGAGGAAAGTGATAGCCTTTGGACGAATCTGAAAAAGATAGTATCTCGCTATGAAAGTGATGAGATTCCGCATGTGCAGATTAGCGCTACTATGGCTGGCAATCAGGCACATACCTATGCAGATGAAGACGGTTACTTCGAACTTTGCATGCACCATGAGCAGGGAGATTTGGAAAACGGTTGGAATGAGGTGATCCTGGAGATTGAGTCTATGCCGTTTGATTTAGACTTTATGAAATCGGCCAGGGGCGAAATATTGGTTTGTAATCAGGAAGCTGATTTTGGTGTTATATCCGATGTTGATGATACTATTATTCAGTCGCATGCTACTAACTCACTAAAGAAGATATACACGCTCTTAAAGTATAATTCTGAAAGCAGAACGCCATTTAAAGGGGTAGAAGAGCTTTATAATCTAATCGTTAAAGAGAATAAGAATCCGTTGTTTTTCATCTCCGGTAGCTCTTATAACCTTTATGATTTGCTGGTTAAATTCTGTAAGCATCATAATATTCCAAAGGCCCCGTTTTTATTGAGAAATCTGGGTTTAGATAACGATAAGTGGTTCAAGCACAGTACCGATAAATATAAGATCGGCTATATTGAAGATATTCTTGCTATGTATCCTGAGCTACCATTTATACTCATAGGAGATAGCGGACAAAAGGATCCTGAAATTTATGCTTCGATATATGAAAAATACCCCAAGCAGGTGAAAGCCATCTACATAAGGCATGTAGATGGTGATGAAAGACTAAAGGAAGTGGAAGCTATTGGAGCTAAACTACCAATAGATTTTCTCGTAATGGAACATTCTAAAGAAGCTATTGCTCACCTGAAAGAGAAGAGCTGGGTTTAG
- the galK gene encoding galactokinase, with amino-acid sequence MNPTILEKIKSTYEKEFGEAPQLIVRSPGRINLIGEHTDYNLGFVLPAAVDKGIYMAFGKSEGDTSRLVSVDQQEDFSFDIKQPTFKVEQQWYNYIIGTSSELIGLGAEVEGFNMVFSGDLPQGAGMSSSAALECGTAIGLNTLFDLNLSKEELIKASQKAEHNYVGVMCGIMDQFASTMGKEDQVILLDCRSLEYDYFPLELNAYSLLLCNSNVSHNLASSEYNVRRAQCEEGVAILKKHYPQVTSLRDVTMEMLEEHKAEFDSVVYLRCKYVVEENERVENFCDALKRHDLDEVSDILASAQHAMKTEYEITCPEIDFMADFANEKEEVKGSRMMGGGFGGCTINIVKNEYRETFKKELSAQYKAKFDIDIDFYDVNISDGAHVMS; translated from the coding sequence ATGAATCCAACAATACTAGAAAAAATTAAATCTACTTATGAAAAAGAGTTTGGTGAGGCTCCTCAGCTCATTGTGAGATCACCAGGACGTATTAATTTAATAGGTGAGCACACTGATTATAACTTGGGATTTGTACTTCCTGCAGCCGTAGATAAAGGAATTTACATGGCCTTTGGTAAAAGCGAAGGCGATACTTCAAGGTTAGTATCAGTAGATCAGCAGGAGGATTTTAGTTTTGATATAAAACAGCCCACTTTCAAGGTAGAGCAGCAGTGGTATAACTACATCATAGGCACTTCCTCAGAGTTGATTGGATTGGGAGCCGAAGTAGAAGGTTTTAACATGGTTTTCAGCGGTGATCTTCCTCAAGGTGCAGGTATGTCTTCTTCAGCGGCATTAGAGTGTGGTACGGCTATAGGTTTGAATACATTATTTGATCTAAACCTTTCTAAAGAAGAATTGATTAAAGCATCTCAGAAAGCTGAGCATAATTATGTAGGTGTAATGTGTGGAATTATGGATCAGTTTGCTAGCACCATGGGCAAAGAGGATCAGGTAATACTGCTGGATTGTCGTTCTCTAGAGTATGATTACTTTCCTTTGGAATTAAATGCCTACAGCCTTTTACTCTGCAATAGCAATGTGAGTCATAACTTGGCAAGCTCTGAATATAATGTGCGCAGAGCACAGTGTGAGGAAGGTGTGGCAATTCTTAAAAAGCATTACCCACAAGTAACTTCTTTGCGAGATGTTACTATGGAAATGTTAGAGGAGCATAAAGCAGAGTTTGACAGTGTGGTTTATTTGCGATGCAAGTATGTGGTAGAAGAGAATGAAAGAGTAGAAAACTTTTGTGATGCCTTGAAAAGACATGATTTGGATGAAGTTTCTGATATTTTGGCTTCAGCTCAGCATGCTATGAAAACTGAGTATGAAATCACTTGTCCGGAGATAGATTTTATGGCTGATTTTGCCAATGAAAAAGAGGAGGTAAAAGGCTCAAGAATGATGGGTGGTGGTTTCGGCGGCTGCACTATCAATATTGTGAAGAACGAATACAGAGAAACCTTTAAAAAAGAATTATCAGCTCAGTATAAAGCTAAGTTTGATATTGATATAGACTTTTATGATGTGAATATCAGTGATGGTGCTCACGTTATGAGTTAA
- a CDS encoding NUDIX hydrolase codes for MYNADQMWVAIDCLVFGYDVQEEKLKVLLFKRKIEPFAGQWSLIGGLVHYGEDIYSCAERVLKEFTGLENVFLEQLHTYGKAQRDPGGRVISILYWSLIKLDQLFKDIAQAHGAKWFDVDKLPEMILDHPRMVENGKDKLKFQAKNAPLGFELLPENFTMPQLLQLYQAIYGQPLDDRNFRKKILSTKLLVKQDKKDKSGSKKGAFFYQFDKEKYQELRDKGYHIEFALK; via the coding sequence ATGTATAATGCCGACCAGATGTGGGTAGCGATTGACTGCCTGGTATTTGGATATGATGTACAAGAAGAAAAATTAAAAGTCTTACTGTTCAAAAGAAAAATAGAACCCTTCGCGGGTCAGTGGTCACTTATAGGTGGCCTGGTGCACTATGGTGAAGATATTTACTCATGTGCTGAGCGTGTACTTAAAGAGTTTACCGGCTTGGAAAATGTATTTCTAGAGCAACTACACACCTACGGAAAGGCCCAAAGAGATCCGGGAGGTAGAGTAATTTCTATACTTTATTGGAGCTTGATTAAACTAGATCAGCTTTTTAAAGATATAGCGCAGGCGCACGGTGCAAAATGGTTTGATGTAGATAAACTACCAGAAATGATTTTGGACCACCCCAGAATGGTGGAAAATGGAAAGGACAAACTTAAATTTCAGGCTAAGAATGCGCCTTTGGGATTTGAATTGCTGCCTGAAAACTTCACCATGCCGCAATTACTACAATTGTATCAAGCCATTTATGGTCAACCGTTAGATGATAGGAACTTTAGAAAGAAGATTTTATCTACCAAACTTTTGGTAAAGCAAGATAAGAAGGATAAATCCGGATCAAAGAAAGGGGCCTTTTTCTACCAATTTGATAAAGAGAAATATCAAGAGCTAAGAGATAAGGGCTATCATATAGAATTTGCCTTGAAGTAA
- a CDS encoding formylglycine-generating enzyme family protein: protein MSKILALISISVLLLSCSTNEKKESKHNTISQHAQNKKVIKPDSVPEGMVFIPNGTFEMGGKSDQADKDEFPRHDVQVSAFFMDETEVTNAEFKAFVDATGYKTIAERDIDWEELKGQLAPGTPKPADSLLKAGSLVFQSTDGPVDLTNYSLWWKWVIGANWQHPHGPGSDIEDKMNYPVVHVAWEDAQAYAQWAGKRLPTEAEWEWASMGGLDDVKYPWGNVSVEKAYDKANFWQGFFPYENRKEDGYEESAPVKSYPANGYGLYDMAGNVWEWCSDKYHVNTYQAMKNEGLASNPTGPRESFDPDEPLVPKYVMRGGSFLCNDSYCSGYRVARRMKSSRDSGLNHTGFRCVMDIR, encoded by the coding sequence ATGAGTAAGATTCTTGCACTAATTAGCATATCTGTATTACTTCTTTCTTGTAGCACTAATGAAAAGAAAGAAAGTAAGCACAATACGATAAGTCAACACGCACAGAACAAAAAAGTCATAAAGCCAGACTCGGTTCCAGAAGGGATGGTATTTATTCCCAACGGTACTTTTGAGATGGGTGGTAAGTCAGATCAGGCAGATAAAGATGAATTTCCAAGACATGATGTTCAGGTTTCAGCCTTCTTCATGGATGAAACGGAAGTGACCAATGCTGAATTTAAAGCATTTGTTGACGCCACCGGATATAAAACTATTGCAGAGCGAGACATTGATTGGGAAGAGCTGAAAGGTCAACTTGCACCCGGCACGCCAAAACCAGCAGATTCCTTACTGAAGGCCGGCTCCCTGGTATTTCAATCCACAGATGGGCCAGTAGACTTAACCAACTATTCTCTTTGGTGGAAATGGGTAATTGGAGCCAACTGGCAACATCCGCATGGGCCGGGAAGTGATATTGAAGATAAAATGAATTATCCCGTAGTGCATGTTGCCTGGGAGGACGCTCAGGCTTATGCCCAATGGGCCGGAAAGAGATTACCAACAGAGGCAGAGTGGGAGTGGGCTTCAATGGGTGGACTAGATGACGTAAAATACCCTTGGGGTAATGTATCCGTAGAGAAGGCTTATGATAAAGCGAATTTCTGGCAAGGGTTTTTCCCATACGAAAACCGCAAGGAAGATGGGTATGAAGAATCTGCACCCGTAAAGTCTTACCCAGCGAATGGTTATGGTTTATATGATATGGCGGGAAATGTATGGGAATGGTGCTCAGATAAATATCATGTAAATACTTATCAGGCTATGAAAAATGAGGGATTGGCTTCCAACCCTACCGGACCTAGAGAATCCTTTGATCCAGATGAGCCTTTAGTGCCTAAATATGTCATGCGTGGAGGCTCTTTTCTTTGCAATGACAGCTACTGTAGCGGATACCGTGTAGCCCGACGAATGAAATCTAGCCGGGATTCAGGGCTTAACCATACTGGGTTTAGGTGTGTAATGGATATCAGATAA
- a CDS encoding ROK family protein, with product MDISHDDRTVMTLDAGGTNFVFSAIQYGEQVVKDIVLPSNALNLELCLKTLIKGFEQVKAALPNEPAAISFAFPGPSDYKSGVIGDLANLPAFRGGVALGPMLEDHFKIPAFISNDGDLFAYGEAMAGFLPYINEQLCNEGISKKYQNLLGITLGTGFGGGIVVNNQLCEGDNSAAGEIWAMRNFKNTRLTAEEGVSIRAVQRVYSEKTGIEELHTPKDIYDIATGKTEGDQEAALFAFDEMAIAIAESLANAITLIDGVIVIGGGISGAYSLIADKILQHMNGTIENVSGDQMPRLASKVYDVEQPDLLKKFLRDNVKEVEVPFSGRKVTYMADKRIPIGKSRLGTSKAIALGAYAIALQKLSDKTSVNL from the coding sequence ATGGACATATCTCATGATGACAGGACGGTGATGACTCTGGATGCAGGGGGGACAAATTTTGTTTTTTCTGCTATTCAATATGGAGAACAAGTGGTGAAGGATATCGTATTGCCTTCAAATGCTCTAAATCTGGAGCTATGTCTCAAAACCCTAATAAAAGGATTCGAACAGGTGAAGGCGGCGCTTCCAAATGAGCCGGCAGCCATTAGTTTTGCCTTTCCGGGGCCTTCAGACTATAAATCTGGTGTAATTGGTGACTTAGCCAACTTACCGGCCTTTCGCGGTGGAGTAGCGCTGGGTCCTATGTTGGAAGATCATTTTAAAATACCAGCCTTTATTAGTAATGATGGTGATCTGTTTGCTTATGGAGAAGCTATGGCTGGATTTCTCCCTTATATCAATGAGCAATTGTGTAATGAGGGTATCAGTAAGAAATATCAAAACTTGCTTGGCATCACCCTGGGCACCGGATTTGGTGGAGGAATAGTGGTGAATAACCAACTTTGTGAAGGGGATAACTCTGCCGCTGGAGAAATCTGGGCGATGCGTAACTTTAAGAATACCAGGCTTACAGCCGAAGAAGGAGTGAGTATAAGAGCGGTACAGCGCGTTTATTCCGAGAAAACGGGAATCGAAGAACTGCATACCCCAAAAGATATTTATGACATTGCCACAGGTAAAACTGAAGGTGATCAGGAGGCTGCTTTGTTTGCATTTGATGAAATGGCCATTGCCATAGCCGAATCACTGGCTAATGCCATCACCTTGATTGATGGGGTAATTGTAATTGGAGGAGGAATCTCAGGTGCTTATTCATTAATAGCTGATAAAATTCTTCAGCACATGAATGGAACTATTGAAAACGTCAGTGGCGATCAAATGCCGAGATTGGCCTCTAAGGTTTATGATGTGGAACAGCCAGACCTTCTTAAAAAATTCCTTCGAGATAATGTGAAAGAAGTAGAAGTGCCATTCTCAGGTCGAAAGGTCACTTACATGGCGGATAAAAGAATACCCATTGGTAAATCCAGGTTGGGTACCAGTAAGGCCATTGCATTAGGAGCCTATGCCATTGCGCTTCAAAAGCTATCTGATAAAACCAGTGTAAATCTTTAA
- a CDS encoding LacI family DNA-binding transcriptional regulator: MKKDKFSIKDIATSLNISKTTVSFILNGKAKEKRISEALVEKVLKFVDEVGYTPNQFAQSLRTGKTKILGLMVEDISNQFFASIAKQIEEKAYEHGYKIIYCSTENNSQKAQEFLQMFHRLGVDGYIITPTLALTDDIKKLVDGGENIILLDRNIESIEVDYVMVNNDHSTYEGTKHLITNGYRKIAFVTIQSNQPQMLSRKEGYERAMTDYALKPVTHAIPFRQDYVESVEDLKKIFQKESDIDAILFGTNYLGVSGLEAIAQLDLKIPEDLAVVSFDDNDLFRVSKPSITAIAQPIDTISETIIGKLLEKIDSKDKNNGSEGTFLPTKLIIRESSAKK; the protein is encoded by the coding sequence ATGAAGAAAGACAAATTCTCTATTAAGGACATTGCAACCAGCTTAAACATTTCAAAAACTACTGTTTCATTTATTTTAAATGGAAAAGCCAAGGAAAAAAGAATAAGCGAGGCTTTGGTAGAAAAAGTGTTAAAATTTGTGGACGAAGTTGGGTACACGCCTAACCAATTTGCCCAGAGCTTACGTACTGGTAAAACGAAAATACTCGGATTGATGGTAGAAGATATCAGCAACCAGTTTTTTGCCAGCATAGCCAAGCAAATAGAGGAAAAAGCATATGAGCATGGTTATAAAATCATCTATTGCAGTACCGAAAACAACAGTCAAAAAGCACAGGAATTTCTTCAGATGTTTCACCGCTTAGGTGTAGATGGCTACATCATTACTCCTACTCTAGCCCTTACTGATGATATTAAAAAATTGGTAGATGGTGGTGAAAACATCATTTTGCTAGATAGAAATATTGAAAGTATTGAGGTAGACTATGTGATGGTAAACAATGACCATAGTACCTACGAAGGTACCAAGCACCTGATAACAAATGGGTACAGAAAAATAGCCTTTGTAACCATACAGTCTAACCAGCCACAAATGCTCAGCCGTAAAGAAGGTTACGAGCGTGCTATGACGGACTATGCCCTAAAACCTGTCACCCATGCCATCCCATTCCGACAGGACTATGTAGAGTCAGTAGAGGATTTAAAGAAAATTTTCCAAAAGGAATCAGACATCGATGCTATCCTTTTCGGCACTAACTACTTGGGAGTGAGCGGACTAGAAGCCATCGCACAGCTTGACCTTAAGATCCCAGAAGATTTGGCCGTGGTCTCTTTTGATGATAATGACCTTTTTAGAGTAAGTAAGCCATCCATTACAGCCATAGCTCAACCTATAGATACAATCTCTGAAACTATCATTGGTAAATTATTAGAGAAAATAGACAGCAAGGATAAGAATAATGGCAGCGAAGGCACCTTCCTTCCTACCAAGCTGATCATCCGGGAATCATCTGCCAAAAAATAA
- a CDS encoding DUF4397 domain-containing protein yields MICSILFISLSLTACLDTDDPTIDYTPVSGIAIYQGVPDVSMTIKLDSQKISTSEFKFGSYSNYYRYEAGTRKFEFLNFSNNDSLTSLTYFFDEGKFYSIYLTGEDDDIRPLLLKDEAIEDGQGKAIIRFVNLIPDADRLSLKIKADESNLYNNVVFRGYTSFAPVDSQPAIFEVLNENDEVVATATSTQLLVGKYYTIICQGYENPEDDQPEASIKILTNS; encoded by the coding sequence ATGATCTGTTCAATATTATTTATCTCATTGTCTCTTACGGCTTGTCTTGACACTGATGATCCTACAATTGATTATACTCCCGTAAGTGGCATTGCCATATATCAGGGTGTGCCTGATGTATCGATGACCATTAAGCTTGATAGTCAGAAAATTTCTACCTCTGAGTTTAAATTTGGCAGCTATTCTAACTACTACCGCTACGAAGCCGGCACCAGAAAATTTGAATTTTTGAATTTCAGTAATAATGATTCACTTACCAGCTTAACCTACTTCTTCGATGAAGGTAAATTTTATTCTATTTATCTCACAGGTGAAGATGACGACATAAGACCTTTATTGCTTAAAGATGAAGCTATTGAAGACGGACAAGGAAAGGCCATTATCAGATTTGTAAATCTTATCCCTGATGCTGATCGCTTAAGCCTAAAGATCAAGGCTGATGAGAGTAATTTATACAACAACGTGGTGTTCAGAGGCTACACTTCCTTTGCTCCTGTCGATAGTCAACCAGCGATTTTTGAAGTATTGAATGAAAATGATGAAGTTGTAGCCACCGCTACCAGCACTCAGCTCTTAGTAGGAAAGTATTACACTATTATTTGCCAGGGCTATGAAAATCCTGAAGATGACCAACCTGAAGCAAGCATTAAAATCTTGACTAATAGCTAA
- a CDS encoding 4'-phosphopantetheinyl transferase family protein, producing the protein MILILYASVADPIETQVFDHYFFQLNSTDQHRVKRFIRWQDAHATLGGRILLKLGAEQLGITNLQLSDLQATKNGKPFLKELQFNISHSGDYVVCALSLATGMGVDIEQAKPMSFEDFHRQFTPSEWNKINNQPETFFEHWCAKEAFIKLEGRGLEIPLTQVELKGNEIFYDGVAHPVQFFNHLDGYKMAMVTEEVEAFELKEIDFNDLRKSIKHQ; encoded by the coding sequence ATGATTCTCATTCTGTATGCATCTGTTGCAGATCCTATAGAAACCCAGGTATTTGATCATTATTTCTTTCAACTGAACAGTACTGACCAACATCGTGTAAAGCGGTTCATACGCTGGCAAGATGCTCATGCCACCTTGGGAGGGCGAATCTTATTAAAATTAGGGGCTGAGCAACTTGGCATCACTAACCTTCAATTATCTGATCTTCAGGCCACAAAGAATGGAAAGCCCTTCTTAAAAGAGCTACAATTCAACATTTCACACTCCGGAGATTATGTGGTTTGTGCTTTATCTCTAGCCACTGGTATGGGTGTGGATATAGAACAAGCCAAGCCCATGTCATTCGAAGATTTTCATAGGCAATTCACACCTAGCGAATGGAATAAAATAAATAATCAACCTGAGACTTTCTTTGAACACTGGTGCGCTAAGGAGGCCTTTATTAAGTTGGAAGGGAGAGGTCTTGAAATACCATTAACTCAAGTAGAGCTCAAGGGAAATGAAATATTCTATGATGGTGTTGCCCATCCAGTACAATTCTTTAATCACCTTGATGGTTATAAAATGGCTATGGTAACGGAAGAAGTAGAGGCATTTGAGCTAAAAGAAATCGATTTTAACGATCTTCGCAAGTCAATTAAACATCAATAA